In Bacteroidales bacterium, a single genomic region encodes these proteins:
- a CDS encoding DUF2490 domain-containing protein, translating into MRNNYFNKTAFSILLSISLFTLKAQDTITVSDLETWTGLSVEKKLLNKKLSLNLTQEFRFDKNSSNLNMFFTEGLIDFKISNNLCLGFGYRFIRDNNEEAGFINKQRFNLDLKYNYKINRLKLSSRLRFQNKSEIRPSNAEDDYPINKYRFRLKGNYNIKNWKFDPYLSSEIFFAKETCADYYIDEIIKKPGFQKVRFTIGTSYKTKKFVRLNMFYRIEHEFKSYANVYHIPATYHILGLNFKISF; encoded by the coding sequence ATGAGAAATAATTATTTTAATAAGACAGCATTTTCAATACTTTTATCAATATCATTATTTACATTAAAAGCACAAGATACGATTACTGTCAGTGATTTAGAAACGTGGACAGGTTTAAGTGTTGAAAAGAAGCTTTTAAACAAAAAACTATCATTAAACTTAACGCAAGAATTCAGGTTTGATAAAAATTCTTCTAATCTTAATATGTTCTTTACTGAGGGTTTAATTGATTTCAAAATTAGTAATAACCTGTGTTTGGGATTTGGGTATCGATTTATCAGAGATAATAATGAAGAGGCAGGATTTATTAATAAGCAACGTTTCAATCTTGATTTGAAATATAATTATAAAATAAACAGGTTGAAATTAAGCAGTAGGTTAAGATTCCAAAATAAAAGTGAAATAAGACCTTCAAATGCGGAAGATGATTATCCGATTAATAAATACAGATTCAGATTAAAAGGAAATTATAATATAAAGAACTGGAAGTTTGATCCGTATTTATCTTCTGAAATTTTCTTTGCAAAAGAAACATGTGCAGACTATTATATTGATGAAATTATTAAAAAACCGGGATTTCAAAAAGTCAGATTTACTATTGGTACAAGTTATAAAACTAAAAAGTTTGTAAGATTAAATATGTTTTACAGAATAGAACATGAATTTAAAAGCTATGCAAATGTTTATCATATCCCTGCAACTTATCATATTTTGGGCTTAAACTTTAAAATCTCTTTTTAA
- a CDS encoding CotH kinase family protein, with the protein MKIQLQILLLLIIASIFSFSCRKELIIYPGYGLDDWTAETHSSDASPDYSTVFPQDKVSRLDIVIERDYWKAMQDNLMEITGPGHEFDNINPIYVPCQVFHDGKQWYYVGIRFKGNSSLNSALREGIGKLPLRLEFDHFEDENQSISGQTFYGFSQLSLGNNFKDESFMHEKIATDVYEAFGVPVSKSAFYRIFVDFGEGSIYFGLYTMNEIVFDGPMLINQFGNNNGNCYKPEGVSAKFNDINQITSEFFVNKTNPEASLDDVKSMTNALLSENRTSNPEQWRADLEAVFNVDMFLKWLAANTTMQNWDTYGIMSHNFYLYNNPSTGLLTWIPWDNNETFINNGVGPGGNSFVLEFDFSNLDNSRPGPEGVHAWPLIRYLYDDSTYRSIYDDYIDEFINGPFSPTLMEERFTYAHNLIYPYVIGDEGETPGFTFLCSPDDFENSLNHLIDFATTRYTEADNYLNQ; encoded by the coding sequence ATGAAAATACAATTACAAATATTATTGTTACTAATTATTGCCTCAATATTTTCTTTTTCATGCAGAAAAGAACTTATAATTTATCCCGGATACGGTTTAGATGATTGGACAGCAGAAACACACAGTTCTGATGCTTCGCCCGACTATTCAACTGTATTTCCCCAAGATAAAGTAAGCCGTTTAGATATTGTTATTGAAAGGGATTATTGGAAAGCTATGCAAGATAATCTGATGGAAATAACCGGTCCCGGTCATGAATTTGATAATATAAACCCGATTTATGTACCTTGTCAAGTCTTCCATGACGGTAAACAGTGGTATTATGTCGGTATAAGATTTAAAGGTAATTCCAGCTTGAATTCTGCGTTAAGGGAAGGAATCGGAAAATTGCCTTTGAGGTTAGAGTTTGATCATTTTGAAGACGAAAATCAGAGTATAAGCGGGCAAACATTCTACGGATTCAGTCAGTTATCTCTCGGAAATAATTTTAAAGATGAATCTTTTATGCACGAAAAAATTGCAACAGATGTGTATGAAGCATTTGGTGTGCCTGTGTCAAAATCTGCTTTTTACAGGATTTTTGTTGATTTTGGCGAAGGTTCAATTTATTTTGGACTTTACACAATGAATGAAATAGTATTTGACGGACCCATGTTGATAAATCAATTCGGTAACAATAACGGAAATTGTTATAAGCCGGAGGGAGTAAGTGCAAAATTCAATGATATTAATCAAATTACAAGTGAGTTTTTTGTAAATAAAACAAATCCGGAAGCAAGTTTAGATGATGTTAAATCAATGACAAATGCTTTATTATCTGAAAACAGAACATCAAATCCCGAACAATGGCGAGCTGATCTGGAAGCTGTATTTAATGTTGATATGTTTTTGAAATGGCTGGCAGCTAATACTACCATGCAAAATTGGGATACATACGGAATAATGTCCCACAATTTTTATTTATATAACAATCCGTCGACAGGATTATTAACATGGATCCCTTGGGATAATAACGAAACATTTATAAACAATGGAGTAGGTCCCGGAGGAAATTCGTTTGTACTCGAATTTGATTTTTCAAATTTAGATAATTCCCGACCGGGTCCGGAAGGAGTACATGCCTGGCCTTTAATAAGATACTTGTATGATGATTCGACATACAGAAGTATCTATGATGATTATATTGATGAGTTTATAAACGGTCCTTTTTCTCCGACACTTATGGAAGAAAGGTTTACATATGCACATAACCTAATTTATCCTTATGTAATTGGTGATGAGGGAGAGACACCCGGTTTTACTTTTTTATGCTCACCTGATGATTTTGAGAATTCATTAAATCATTTAATAGATTTTGCAACAACAAGATATACTGAAGCAGATAACTATTTAAATCAATGA
- a CDS encoding retroviral-like aspartic protease family protein, whose product MKNIKLLFILFSLILLSSCSVIKTISLLKSGSIDNTNFSETINYENRAGLIIIKAEINGNIYDFIFDTGAPCAISIELAEKLALKPEVYVNSSDSKGNKEKTGFVEINKIKIAGTNFTNIGAAIIDFNKTQEIQCIGVDGIIGANLMKNAKWKINYQENTIQFTDNLDNLNITDSSSPINFTSSVTGTPLLNVTLPYDIQVKKVKFDSGFMGGLSLSAKVYKKLIENENLKIIKGYGASSTGAYGTNVDTSFFLKLVKIKVENLYISNIITEFTNDNISIIGNEIF is encoded by the coding sequence ATGAAAAATATCAAATTACTATTTATACTGTTTAGTTTAATTTTATTGAGTAGCTGTAGTGTTATAAAAACAATTTCTCTGTTAAAATCCGGTAGCATTGATAATACAAATTTTTCAGAAACAATTAATTATGAAAACCGTGCAGGTTTAATTATTATAAAAGCAGAAATTAACGGGAATATATATGATTTTATTTTCGATACCGGAGCTCCGTGTGCTATTTCAATTGAGTTAGCAGAAAAATTAGCTTTAAAACCGGAGGTATATGTAAATTCATCTGATTCAAAAGGGAACAAAGAAAAAACAGGATTTGTCGAGATTAATAAAATTAAAATAGCCGGTACTAATTTTACCAATATAGGAGCAGCAATTATTGATTTTAATAAAACCCAAGAAATACAATGCATTGGAGTTGACGGAATAATTGGTGCAAATTTGATGAAAAATGCTAAATGGAAAATAAATTATCAAGAAAACACAATTCAGTTTACAGATAATCTCGATAATTTAAATATAACAGATTCTTCATCTCCAATTAATTTCACTTCTTCAGTTACGGGCACACCATTGCTAAATGTTACGTTACCTTATGATATTCAAGTTAAAAAAGTAAAATTTGATTCCGGATTTATGGGTGGTTTAAGTCTTTCTGCTAAAGTCTATAAAAAATTAATCGAAAATGAAAACCTAAAAATCATTAAAGGATATGGTGCAAGTTCAACAGGAGCTTACGGAACAAATGTTGATACATCGTTTTTTTTGAAATTAGTAAAAATAAAAGTAGAAAATTTATATATATCAAATATTATTACAGAATTCACAAATGATAATATTTCAATTATTGGTAATGAAATTTTTTAA
- a CDS encoding ATP-binding cassette domain-containing protein — MIEIKNIKKQYNLSKKQKKELLTDSDSIKAVDNVCFICKPGRVFSLLGPNGAGKTTLLRMIATILKPTSGNILVTGLDTIDDSKEVRKKIGFLTGSTNLYDRLTPGEIVKYFADLHGIEKKEFASRKEELFSRLGINEFNKKRIGQLSTGMKQKVSIARTMIHNPEVVIFDEPTSGLDVITADSIIELIRGLREQNKTVIFSSHIMSEVDLLCDDLAIISKGKLIYNDTMDAFRKETEGESLTSAFIKTVKKQYLN; from the coding sequence ATGATAGAAATAAAAAATATTAAAAAACAGTATAATCTCAGCAAAAAGCAAAAAAAAGAACTTTTAACAGACAGCGATTCTATAAAGGCTGTTGATAATGTATGTTTTATATGTAAACCGGGACGAGTATTTTCATTATTAGGACCTAACGGTGCCGGAAAAACAACTTTATTACGTATGATTGCCACAATTTTAAAACCGACTTCCGGAAATATTCTCGTTACCGGACTTGATACAATTGATGATTCAAAAGAAGTAAGAAAAAAAATAGGTTTTCTTACCGGTTCTACAAATTTATACGACAGGCTTACACCCGGCGAAATTGTAAAATATTTTGCAGATTTACACGGAATAGAAAAAAAGGAATTTGCAAGCCGAAAAGAAGAATTATTTTCTCGTCTGGGAATTAATGAATTTAACAAGAAACGAATAGGACAGCTTTCAACCGGAATGAAACAAAAAGTTTCAATTGCCAGAACCATGATTCATAATCCGGAAGTAGTTATTTTTGATGAGCCTACATCCGGTTTAGATGTGATTACGGCAGACAGTATTATAGAATTAATTCGCGGCCTTAGAGAACAAAATAAAACTGTAATTTTTTCATCTCACATAATGAGCGAAGTAGATCTTTTATGCGATGATTTAGCAATTATCTCAAAAGGGAAGCTTATTTATAATGATACTATGGATGCTTTCAGAAAAGAAACAGAGGGTGAATCTTTAACTTCCGCATTTATAAAAACAGTAAAAAAACAATACCTCAATTAA
- a CDS encoding ABC transporter permease: protein MITIFTVIRKEFLDLFRDKRTLISAILVPAIAFPIIIIGIVKLQVNLLEKEKAKQLKITLINAPGTFEEDIFAGENVKIFDLSLETAKQKIINDSLDAVLTFQNDFSSQISQLKSGEINLYYKSTNNTGYKRITKYLEYYKTKILNARLKKMSISNEIIEPLKISEIDIAPPKEQIGELLGGILPYMFIIFAFMGCMVPAFSLITGEKESGTMETLLTVPASRTKILFAKMITIALFGLTAAFVSILGMVAAMKFLPNIQGDLLSVIRDLVNPKFILMLIVMLIPLSFFFGGLLSAIVVRANSYKEAQSYVSPLMIVIIIPAMIALMPGVNLNWNTVWIPILNISLATKEIISETISLPMYFTIIFSLILIAVIALYASLKQFTKEGMVLK, encoded by the coding sequence ATGATAACAATATTTACAGTTATACGAAAAGAATTTTTGGATTTATTCAGAGATAAACGAACACTTATTTCCGCTATTTTAGTGCCCGCAATTGCTTTTCCGATTATTATTATCGGTATTGTAAAACTTCAAGTAAATCTTTTAGAAAAGGAAAAGGCTAAGCAGCTTAAAATAACATTAATAAATGCTCCCGGTACTTTTGAAGAAGATATATTTGCAGGAGAAAATGTAAAAATCTTTGATTTATCTTTGGAAACCGCCAAACAAAAAATTATTAACGACAGTTTAGATGCGGTTCTCACTTTTCAAAATGATTTTTCGTCACAAATAAGCCAACTGAAATCAGGAGAAATAAACCTTTATTATAAATCCACAAACAACACCGGTTATAAAAGAATTACTAAATATTTAGAATATTATAAAACAAAAATTCTTAATGCCCGATTAAAAAAAATGTCAATTTCTAACGAAATAATTGAACCTTTAAAAATTTCGGAAATTGATATAGCTCCCCCAAAAGAACAAATAGGAGAATTACTCGGCGGTATTTTACCTTATATGTTTATTATTTTTGCATTTATGGGCTGCATGGTTCCGGCATTTAGTTTGATTACCGGCGAAAAAGAATCCGGCACAATGGAAACATTGCTGACTGTACCGGCTTCACGTACCAAAATATTATTTGCTAAGATGATAACAATTGCATTGTTCGGACTCACGGCAGCTTTTGTTTCTATTTTAGGAATGGTGGCGGCAATGAAATTCTTGCCGAATATTCAGGGTGATCTTTTATCAGTAATCCGGGATTTAGTAAATCCAAAATTTATTTTAATGCTTATAGTGATGTTAATCCCGCTCAGTTTCTTTTTCGGCGGATTACTTTCGGCAATTGTCGTAAGAGCTAACAGCTACAAAGAAGCACAAAGTTATGTCAGTCCGTTAATGATTGTTATTATAATACCTGCTATGATTGCCCTAATGCCCGGGGTAAATCTGAATTGGAATACAGTTTGGATTCCGATTTTGAATATATCATTAGCAACAAAGGAAATTATTTCAGAAACTATTTCCTTACCCATGTATTTTACAATAATTTTTTCTTTAATACTTATTGCTGTTATTGCTCTTTATGCAAGCTTAAAACAATTTACAAAAGAGGGTATGGTTCTGAAATAA
- a CDS encoding PDZ domain-containing protein, which yields MKDEKLLVGFIYKNSPASKSKINVGDQIISINGIDYTNISKQQYCDILTNNVQWKKDKVIEIKWRNIEGVFKTHNFNNVDLFIY from the coding sequence ATGAAAGATGAAAAATTGCTGGTAGGTTTTATTTATAAGAACTCTCCTGCTTCAAAAAGTAAAATTAATGTAGGAGATCAAATTATTTCAATTAACGGAATTGATTATACAAATATTTCTAAACAGCAATATTGCGATATCTTAACAAATAATGTACAGTGGAAAAAAGATAAAGTTATTGAGATAAAATGGAGGAACATAGAAGGTGTTTTTAAAACCCATAATTTTAATAATGTTGATTTATTTATATATTAA
- a CDS encoding aspartyl protease family protein, translated as MKKSIIYFTIIPLLLSGCMLVKVNKMFKGGTVTNFTEPVIIPFKTAGHTIIVKVKFNNSDIEYPLIFDTGAMTIIDDSVSRIIGIKKENKLPSPDKNKDVYIGKLKSAEIDNLKIEDMYISMIDFQKTFGGLDEIAVGLLGSNFFRSFIVTIDYAKEELTLSQNTQEFNNLTGVNKMNFKNNKMGGTPMIECEFSGNNLVKKYAIFDIGSPHSFVLPVSMLKELYQIDAPDIIKSNGVFMEWPFWKTENNYIARLKKIKIGEVEIFNVPVFFAETGGNILIGKEFIAEFISKINYIQNEIIIIPSKEKIHYNHNIFSCGLYLKKNNDNIVIEAILENTPADKYSLRPGDEILEFNSKKSNEISINEIRNQLNDDNVKNINLLIINKNNMKREVILEKEFLFPESSN; from the coding sequence ATGAAAAAGTCAATTATTTATTTTACAATTATCCCTTTACTACTTTCAGGATGCATGTTGGTCAAAGTAAATAAAATGTTTAAGGGCGGTACAGTTACAAATTTTACCGAACCTGTGATAATTCCTTTTAAAACGGCAGGACATACCATCATCGTTAAAGTAAAATTCAACAATTCCGACATTGAATATCCTCTTATCTTTGATACCGGTGCAATGACAATAATTGATGATTCTGTTTCCCGGATAATAGGTATAAAAAAAGAAAACAAACTGCCTTCTCCCGATAAAAACAAAGATGTATATATCGGAAAGCTGAAATCCGCAGAAATAGATAATCTGAAAATTGAGGACATGTATATTTCAATGATTGATTTTCAGAAAACTTTTGGCGGCCTTGACGAAATTGCAGTCGGATTGCTTGGTTCAAACTTTTTCAGATCTTTTATAGTTACAATTGATTATGCAAAAGAGGAACTCACATTATCGCAAAACACACAAGAATTCAACAATTTAACAGGGGTTAATAAAATGAATTTTAAAAACAATAAAATGGGAGGAACTCCTATGATTGAGTGTGAATTTTCAGGTAACAATTTGGTAAAAAAATATGCAATATTCGATATTGGTTCTCCTCACTCGTTTGTGCTTCCGGTTTCGATGTTAAAAGAGTTGTATCAAATTGATGCTCCGGACATTATTAAATCTAATGGTGTTTTTATGGAATGGCCCTTTTGGAAAACAGAGAATAACTATATTGCCCGGCTGAAAAAAATTAAAATCGGTGAAGTTGAGATTTTTAATGTGCCTGTTTTTTTTGCTGAAACAGGAGGTAATATTCTTATCGGAAAAGAGTTCATTGCAGAGTTTATTTCAAAAATAAATTATATTCAAAATGAAATTATTATAATACCGAGTAAAGAGAAAATTCATTATAATCACAACATTTTTTCATGCGGCCTTTATCTCAAAAAAAACAATGATAATATTGTTATTGAAGCAATATTAGAAAACACACCGGCAGATAAATACAGTCTCCGGCCCGGAGATGAGATATTGGAATTTAATTCAAAAAAGTCGAATGAAATCTCAATAAATGAAATAAGGAATCAATTAAATGATGACAATGTAAAGAATATTAATCTTCTTATAATTAATAAAAACAATATGAAAAGAGAAGTTATATTAGAAAAAGAATTTTTATTTCCTGAATCAAGTAATTGA
- a CDS encoding DUF4956 domain-containing protein encodes METIILNIFSGETIFGLDLFDKEDFIKLIIRFLFNFTVIIILIRLIYYPSAKRKDYLFTYFIVSSVVFLICFMLDNVKLELGLALGLFAIFGIIRYRTSQIPIKEMTYLFLVIGISVVNALANKKISYTEILLTNFFIILITYTLEKATRLRHVSRKRVIYEKIDLIKPEKRQELIADLEERTGLKIIRVEVGRIDFMRDIARLRIYYYEGEGVINLANGESF; translated from the coding sequence ATGGAAACAATAATTTTGAACATATTCTCCGGTGAAACAATATTCGGTTTAGATTTATTCGATAAAGAAGATTTTATTAAACTAATTATTCGGTTTTTGTTTAATTTTACCGTAATTATAATTTTGATAAGATTAATATATTATCCGTCTGCAAAACGAAAAGACTATTTGTTTACTTATTTCATAGTCAGTTCCGTAGTGTTTTTAATTTGTTTTATGCTTGATAATGTTAAACTTGAATTAGGTTTAGCACTCGGATTATTTGCTATTTTCGGAATTATAAGATACAGAACTTCTCAAATTCCGATAAAAGAAATGACATATCTTTTTTTGGTTATCGGAATTTCTGTTGTTAATGCACTTGCAAACAAAAAAATCAGTTATACCGAAATTCTTCTTACAAACTTTTTTATAATATTGATTACTTATACATTAGAAAAAGCTACAAGACTTCGTCATGTTTCTCGAAAAAGAGTAATTTATGAAAAAATTGACCTGATAAAACCCGAAAAACGTCAGGAGCTTATTGCGGATTTAGAAGAAAGAACCGGATTAAAAATCATTCGCGTAGAAGTGGGAAGAATTGATTTTATGAGAGATATTGCACGATTAAGGATTTACTATTATGAAGGAGAAGGTGTGATTAATTTAGCAAACGGTGAAAGTTTTTAG
- a CDS encoding polyphosphate polymerase domain-containing protein, whose protein sequence is MKQFSNETIKSLLKQFNSISLEETSSVKLMNRTDTKFVFHTDKLEAVLEKAIEKYKILEINKIKLPLYRTLYFDTDDFLMYNAHHQGKMNRYKVRHREYVDSGISFFEIKFKSNKGKTVKKRIKLNQIEESFSKESRSFIKENTPFIPKSLKSKMYNEFFRITLVNCKNKERITIDTGLKFKNNFNNVAINSLVITEVKREGFSGSSDFADILKSEKIYSGKISKYCTGTILLYNNLKHNRFKPRFLNLNKITNGNNNFEHILR, encoded by the coding sequence ATGAAACAATTTAGCAATGAAACAATTAAGTCATTATTAAAGCAGTTTAATTCAATTTCTTTGGAGGAAACCTCTTCTGTCAAATTAATGAACAGAACGGATACAAAATTTGTTTTTCATACAGATAAGTTAGAAGCTGTTTTGGAAAAAGCAATTGAGAAATACAAAATTCTGGAAATTAACAAGATAAAATTGCCCTTATACAGGACTTTATATTTTGATACTGATGATTTCCTGATGTATAATGCTCATCATCAAGGTAAAATGAATCGTTATAAGGTAAGACACCGTGAATATGTTGACTCCGGAATAAGTTTTTTTGAAATAAAATTCAAATCTAATAAAGGCAAAACAGTAAAAAAAAGAATAAAACTAAACCAAATTGAAGAATCTTTTTCAAAGGAATCTCGAAGTTTTATAAAAGAAAACACACCGTTTATTCCAAAATCTCTGAAGTCAAAAATGTATAATGAATTTTTCAGAATTACTCTTGTGAATTGTAAGAATAAAGAGCGCATAACTATAGATACAGGATTGAAGTTTAAAAATAATTTTAATAATGTTGCGATTAATTCGCTTGTTATCACAGAAGTAAAACGAGAAGGCTTTTCCGGTTCTTCAGATTTTGCAGATATACTGAAATCAGAAAAAATTTATTCGGGTAAAATAAGCAAGTATTGCACAGGAACAATTTTGCTGTATAATAATTTAAAACATAACAGATTTAAACCAAGATTTTTAAATTTAAATAAGATAACAAATGGAAACAATAATTTTGAACATATTCTCCGGTGA